Part of the Micromonospora inyonensis genome, TCCGGCCGGGGAAACTGCCTTTGGCGCGGCGATCGGGTGATGAGACGGATGAACACACACATCTCCAGTGGAGGCGACCAGGTCGTGGCCAGTCGTAGCCGGAAGCGAGGTCGACTCGTCACGTTCGGCCTCATGGTCGGTCTCACCGGCCTGATGTTCACGGTGGCGTTCGTACCGGAACACACGTCTCCGGCCACCACCCCGATCGCGCAGGTCGAGGAGAATCCGGTCCGGGACACCGAGGCCGAGGCCCTGGTCGCCGCCGCCGCGCTGAACCAGCCGGTCGAGGTGCTCGCGCACCGCAGCGAGTACCGGGACGTGTTCGCACAGCCGGACGGCACACTGATCGCCAACGACCACGCGCAGCCGGTCCGCGTGACTCGCGGCGACGCCTGGGTACCGGCGGACGCGGCCCTGGTCACGCAGCCGGACGGCTCGATCACCCCCACTGCGGCGCTCATCGACATGCGGCTCTCCCCAGGTGGCACCACGCCCCTGATGGTGGTCATGCGGGACCAGCAGAGCATGACCCTCACCTGGCCGCACGGCCCGCTGCCGACCCCAGTCCTCAGCGGTGACCAGGCTGTCTATCCCGACGTCCTCCAGGACGTCGACCTGGTCACGAACGTGTCGGTGGAGGGTTTCTCCAACGTCCTCGTGCTGAAGACCCCGGAGGCGGCCAACCTGCCGGAGTTGCAGGATCTCCGGCTCGGCGTGACCGCCGACGGACTGACCGTCGAGGAGACCGAGGGCGGCGGGGTCGTGGCGCTCGACCCGGCGACCAGCAACCCGGTGCTGGAGGCGGACGCGCCGACCATGTGGGACAGCGGCAGCGGCGAGGGTGGGACGCTGCGGTCTCTGTCGACCGCGTCCGACCCGGAGGATGCCTCGCCACGGGGTCCCGGCGACAGCTCGGCGGTGGCTTCGGTGGATCTGGAGTACGCGAGCGGCAATCTCACCCTTACACCGGACGCCGGGATGCTCGACGATCCGGAAACCACCTTCCCCGTGTACATCGACCCGGTATGGCAGAGCAGCACCAACAGCGCGTGGGCGATGGTGGACAGCGGCTACCCGTCCGAGGAGTACTGGAAGTTCGACGGAAAGCGGCACGAACGAATCGGCCGGTGCCCGAGCCTCTGCGACAACTCCCAGGTGAAGCGGCTTTTCTATCGCCTGGCCACCCCGTACGCCGGCACCACCATCCTCAGCGCCGAGTTCCGGGTGACCATGCAGCACGCCTACAACTCCACCGCCCGGGCGGCGGCCGTCTACCTGATGTCGTCCGGCATCAGCACCGCTACCAACTGGAGCAACCAGCCGGGCGGTGCGAGTTGGAGCGGGGCGATCCTCCAGGACACGAAGTCTCCCACGAGTACCCAGTCGACCTGCACCGCTACGAACCAGAACGTCGCCTGGAACGTCAAGGCCGCCGTGGACCTCGCCGTCGTCAACCGGTGGAGCACGATCACACTTGGCCTGCGAGCGGCCAACGAGTCCGACTCGACCCACAGCAAGCGGTTCTGCGACAACGGTCTGCTCTCCGTCCGCTACAACCGCGCACCGCTGATCGCGAACCAGTCAGAGCTGACCACCTCCCCCGGTGGCCAGTGCGTCTACGGCTCTGCGGCGCCGTACGTCGACGTGCCGCCGAAGCTCGTCGCGGTGCTCCGTGACCCGGACCACTCCTCGGCACACACCGAGAAGATCAAAGCCGAGTTCCGGGTCACCTGGACGCCGGCTGGCGGCACGTTGCAGAGTCACACCCTGACTACCGGGCTGTTGAGCAGCGGGTCGCCCTTCACCGTCACCGCACCACCTGGTATCGCCCAGAACGTTCCGATCTCCTGGGAGGTCCGCGCCAGCGACGGCACGAGTTGGGGACCGTGGAGCTCGGACGGGTCCCGGGAGGTCTGCCAGTTCCGGTACGACACCACCAACCCCAGCGCGCCGGACGTCGACTCCGTGACCTACCTGCCCGCGGACACGGCCGACAACGGAACCGCGAACGCGTCCGCATGCATCGAGGACGACGACTGGCACGGGTCGATCGGCGTGCCGGGCAGCTTCACCTTCGACTCCGCCGCCACCGACGTGGTCGAGTACCGGTACGGCTTCAACGTCAACCCATCGCCCACCAACGTGCTGCGCCCAGCCACCGATGGCGGTCCGGTGACCCTCGCGAACTGGACGCCCACCGGAGAGGGGCCGCAGCGCATCAACGTCCAGGCGGTGGACCGGGCCGGCCGGCTCAGCAGCATCGCCTCCTGCACCTTCCGGGTCGGCAAGCGTCCGCCGGCCGCGCAGTGGTCCCTGTCGGATGTCGCCGGAGACCCGGTCGCCGACGACCAGTTCGGCGGCCACGACGCGACCGTGGGCAGCGGCGTCACCCTCGGGGTGGAGGGGCCGGGCGGCGCCTCCGACTCCGCCGCCAGCTTCGACGGAACGGCCAACGGCTACCTGGCCACCACTACGAACGTCCTCAACACCTCGGCGAGCTTCGCCGTCAGTGGCTGGTTCAAGGTCGACGACACGACCCGGCGACAGACGGCGGTGAGCCAGGACGGCGTCGGTGAACCCGGTTTCACCCTCGGCGTC contains:
- a CDS encoding LamG domain-containing protein, coding for MVGLTGLMFTVAFVPEHTSPATTPIAQVEENPVRDTEAEALVAAAALNQPVEVLAHRSEYRDVFAQPDGTLIANDHAQPVRVTRGDAWVPADAALVTQPDGSITPTAALIDMRLSPGGTTPLMVVMRDQQSMTLTWPHGPLPTPVLSGDQAVYPDVLQDVDLVTNVSVEGFSNVLVLKTPEAANLPELQDLRLGVTADGLTVEETEGGGVVALDPATSNPVLEADAPTMWDSGSGEGGTLRSLSTASDPEDASPRGPGDSSAVASVDLEYASGNLTLTPDAGMLDDPETTFPVYIDPVWQSSTNSAWAMVDSGYPSEEYWKFDGKRHERIGRCPSLCDNSQVKRLFYRLATPYAGTTILSAEFRVTMQHAYNSTARAAAVYLMSSGISTATNWSNQPGGASWSGAILQDTKSPTSTQSTCTATNQNVAWNVKAAVDLAVVNRWSTITLGLRAANESDSTHSKRFCDNGLLSVRYNRAPLIANQSELTTSPGGQCVYGSAAPYVDVPPKLVAVLRDPDHSSAHTEKIKAEFRVTWTPAGGTLQSHTLTTGLLSSGSPFTVTAPPGIAQNVPISWEVRASDGTSWGPWSSDGSREVCQFRYDTTNPSAPDVDSVTYLPADTADNGTANASACIEDDDWHGSIGVPGSFTFDSAATDVVEYRYGFNVNPSPTNVLRPATDGGPVTLANWTPTGEGPQRINVQAVDRAGRLSSIASCTFRVGKRPPAAQWSLSDVAGDPVADDQFGGHDATVGSGVTLGVEGPGGASDSAASFDGTANGYLATTTNVLNTSASFAVSGWFKVDDTTRRQTAVSQDGVGEPGFTLGVEAGSWVFRMPVTAVDSLGEWKVTAPGATTGWTYVAASFDAVQKVMSLQVGAAAPVTAQRRSLARSLGPVQLGRRIVKGGYADYWAGDMADISVFDRLVLASEVTGLKKTAPSRKAYWRLNAESGKVSPEHGNGAGMTLGVDATIYQHPALSLLGGGHLALTAKPGSYASTPTSADMAGSFTIAARVKLTSNCAGTPMTVLSQKGTHNSSVIVRCNAAGTWEMAVPGTDTVGATSTAVDTGTRPRTLGKGDHLALVYNGYTREMLLYVNGVPTDAIELITPFTATGGLQLGRAFVDDGYREHLSAAVDDVRVYDGVADTTLVQRLTISIREQPTI